A single genomic interval of Petroclostridium xylanilyticum harbors:
- the rnpM gene encoding RNase P modulator RnpM, whose product MQKQKKIPLRMCLGCQEMKPKKELIRVVKNQAGEISIDFKGKKPGRGAYICNNIECFRKARKGKKFEKAFSQAIDDQIYQQIEEELETQDE is encoded by the coding sequence ATGCAAAAACAAAAAAAAATACCTCTTCGAATGTGTTTAGGGTGTCAGGAGATGAAACCCAAAAAAGAACTTATAAGAGTAGTAAAGAATCAGGCAGGTGAAATTTCCATAGATTTTAAAGGAAAAAAACCCGGACGGGGGGCTTATATATGTAATAATATCGAATGCTTTAGAAAAGCCCGTAAAGGTAAAAAGTTTGAAAAAGCTTTTTCACAAGCTATAGACGATCAAATCTATCAGCAAATTGAAGAAGAATTGGAGACACAAGATGAATGA
- the rbfA gene encoding 30S ribosome-binding factor RbfA, with product MSFNRIDRISEEIKKELSEIIRELKDPRIPEMTSVVLVDVTRDLRYAKAYISVMGDKEQQNNAIAGLKSAAGFIRKEVGKRVQLRYIPEFTFILDESIEHGAHIAKLLHNISTAEGESVEHDTKSTG from the coding sequence ATGTCATTTAATAGGATTGATAGAATTAGTGAAGAAATCAAGAAAGAACTCAGTGAGATTATTCGAGAATTAAAGGATCCCCGAATTCCGGAAATGACCAGTGTGGTATTGGTGGATGTTACCAGGGATTTAAGATATGCAAAGGCCTATATCAGCGTAATGGGTGATAAAGAACAACAGAATAATGCCATTGCCGGTTTAAAAAGTGCCGCTGGATTTATTAGAAAAGAGGTAGGTAAAAGAGTTCAGCTGAGATATATTCCTGAATTTACATTTATACTTGATGAGTCTATTGAACATGGAGCACATATTGCTAAATTACTCCATAATATTTCAACAGCAGAAGGAGAATCAGTTGAACATGACACTAAATCAACTGGCTGA
- a CDS encoding L7Ae/L30e/S12e/Gadd45 family ribosomal protein, which yields MNDKLYSMIGLAQKAGKVASGEESCEKDIKAGKSMLIIIAEDSSANTKKKFSNMCTYRNIPFFEFGTKELLGKFTGKDYRAVLSIRDINFAKSIKSVYDRKLSGGE from the coding sequence ATGAATGATAAATTGTACTCGATGATTGGTTTGGCGCAAAAAGCCGGGAAGGTGGCTTCCGGGGAAGAGAGTTGTGAAAAGGACATAAAGGCTGGCAAAAGCATGTTAATTATCATCGCAGAAGACAGTTCTGCTAATACCAAAAAGAAGTTTTCAAATATGTGTACGTATAGAAATATACCGTTTTTCGAGTTTGGTACAAAAGAACTGTTAGGAAAATTTACAGGTAAAGACTATCGTGCTGTCTTGTCAATCAGGGATATTAATTTTGCAAAATCAATTAAAAGTGTATATGATCGAAAGCTAAGCGGGGGTGAATAA
- the nusA gene encoding transcription termination factor NusA: MNAEFIGALEQIAKEKHISTEVLIDAIEAALISAYKRNFGSSQNVSVVIDRISGEVRVYAKKKVVEEVQNDLVEISLEDARSISKKYDISDIVEIEVTPKKFGRIAAQTAKQVVVQRIREAERGIIYDEFFSKQNDIVTGIVQRIEKKNVIVEMGKIEAILAPNEQVPGEVYNFNDRIKVYVIEVKKTTKGPQVLISRTHPGLVKRLFEKEVPEIYDGIVVIKSISREPGSRTKIAVHSVDPNVDPVGACVGQKGNRVQVIVDELRGEKIDIIKWSSDPAEYIAASLSPAKVLKVEVNEAEKSAKVVVPDYQLSLAIGKEGQNARLAAKLTGWKIDIKSESQDNV; encoded by the coding sequence ATGAATGCTGAATTCATTGGGGCATTGGAACAAATAGCCAAAGAAAAACATATAAGTACAGAAGTATTGATTGATGCCATTGAGGCTGCACTTATTTCTGCTTACAAGAGGAATTTTGGTTCATCTCAAAATGTGTCGGTAGTGATTGATAGGATTTCAGGTGAAGTCAGGGTATATGCCAAGAAAAAAGTTGTTGAAGAAGTACAAAATGATTTGGTGGAAATAAGCCTTGAAGATGCGCGTAGCATTAGTAAAAAATATGATATATCCGATATTGTTGAAATTGAAGTTACACCCAAAAAATTTGGGAGAATAGCCGCACAAACTGCTAAGCAAGTTGTAGTACAACGTATAAGGGAAGCTGAAAGAGGAATAATTTATGATGAATTTTTCAGCAAACAAAATGATATTGTAACAGGAATTGTGCAGCGGATTGAAAAGAAAAATGTGATAGTCGAAATGGGAAAAATTGAGGCTATACTTGCACCGAACGAACAAGTTCCTGGAGAGGTATATAATTTCAATGACAGGATTAAAGTTTATGTTATTGAAGTGAAAAAGACTACTAAAGGGCCACAAGTTCTCATTTCCAGAACCCACCCGGGGTTGGTAAAAAGACTTTTTGAAAAGGAAGTTCCGGAAATATATGATGGCATTGTTGTAATTAAAAGTATTTCAAGAGAGCCCGGTTCCAGGACAAAAATTGCAGTCCACTCTGTTGACCCTAATGTTGACCCGGTGGGAGCTTGCGTGGGACAGAAAGGTAATAGGGTTCAAGTAATTGTAGATGAATTAAGAGGTGAAAAAATAGATATTATAAAGTGGAGCTCTGATCCTGCAGAATATATTGCAGCCAGTTTAAGTCCTGCCAAGGTATTAAAAGTGGAAGTAAATGAGGCTGAAAAATCGGCAAAAGTTGTGGTGCCTGACTATCAATTATCTCTGGCTATTGGTAAAGAAGGACAAAATGCCAGGTTAGCAGCAAAATTGACAGGCTGGAAAATTGATATAAAAAGCGAGTCACAGGATAATGTTTAG
- a CDS encoding DHH family phosphoesterase, protein MTLNQLAEIIKSRSNIAILPHVNPDGDCIGSSFALQLALQKLQKDSIVIVEEDIPQVYSFLAGKYAKLNEIPSGLVFDTVICLDCGDERRLNDRLYLFESAQTTVNVDHHISNTKFAQFNYVDTYSSATGEIIYDLLSILGVTIDKDIAANLYVAISTDTGGFRYGNTTSRTHHIAAAFLDTGIDIAEINRRVFDTVSMARLKLVAQAINNIEFYEDGKIALIALSYELIQKMGITDEEGDGLSSLPRTIEGVEVGLLLKEKAPGEVKVSFRSNQYVDVSKVAASFGGGGHKRASGCTLNMDMMAAKKQILEAVKLAVIQGVEE, encoded by the coding sequence ATGACACTAAATCAACTGGCTGAAATAATAAAATCAAGGTCCAATATTGCAATCCTCCCTCATGTTAATCCTGATGGGGATTGCATAGGGTCTTCTTTTGCGCTGCAGTTAGCATTGCAAAAGTTACAAAAAGATTCGATAGTTATTGTAGAAGAAGACATTCCTCAAGTTTATTCGTTTTTGGCAGGTAAATATGCAAAGTTAAACGAAATACCTTCTGGCCTAGTGTTTGACACCGTTATATGCCTTGATTGCGGTGATGAGCGTCGTCTGAATGACCGCCTTTATTTGTTTGAAAGCGCGCAAACAACGGTAAATGTTGACCATCATATTAGTAATACGAAATTTGCTCAATTCAACTATGTCGATACTTACTCATCTGCTACAGGAGAGATTATTTACGATTTATTGAGTATATTAGGTGTGACGATAGATAAGGATATTGCGGCCAATCTTTATGTAGCAATTTCCACCGATACCGGGGGCTTTAGATATGGTAATACCACCTCCAGGACGCACCATATTGCTGCTGCATTTCTGGATACGGGAATTGATATTGCTGAAATTAATAGAAGAGTATTTGATACGGTTTCTATGGCAAGGTTAAAGCTTGTGGCACAAGCAATTAATAATATCGAGTTTTATGAGGATGGAAAAATAGCATTAATCGCTTTATCCTATGAACTGATTCAAAAGATGGGGATCACTGATGAAGAAGGTGATGGTCTTTCCAGTCTTCCACGGACTATTGAGGGCGTAGAAGTAGGATTGTTACTCAAAGAAAAAGCGCCGGGAGAAGTAAAGGTCAGTTTTCGTTCCAACCAGTATGTTGATGTATCAAAGGTAGCAGCTTCTTTTGGAGGTGGAGGCCATAAAAGAGCAAGCGGTTGTACATTGAATATGGATATGATGGCAGCAAAAAAACAAATTTTAGAGGCTGTAAAATTGGCTGTTATACAAGGGGTTGAAGAGTAG
- the rimP gene encoding ribosome maturation factor RimP — MPKLRVEDIVYNLAEPIAQKNNCEVVDVEFKKEGANWFLRVFIDKEDGVTLDDCEAVSKEISDELDRVDPIEQSYYLEVSSPGLDRPLKKEKDFLKFIGHKIEIKLYQAINGTKMLSGTLEAYNNGNITVRLDEGNIIEIDKEKIALVRLAVL; from the coding sequence TTGCCCAAATTAAGAGTTGAGGACATTGTTTATAACTTGGCGGAGCCTATCGCCCAAAAGAACAATTGTGAAGTTGTAGATGTGGAGTTTAAAAAAGAAGGTGCTAATTGGTTTTTAAGGGTGTTTATTGATAAAGAAGATGGAGTCACGTTAGACGATTGTGAAGCTGTAAGTAAGGAAATAAGTGATGAATTGGACAGGGTGGACCCTATAGAGCAGAGCTATTATTTGGAAGTTTCATCACCCGGCCTTGACAGACCGCTAAAGAAAGAAAAAGATTTTCTAAAGTTCATAGGTCATAAAATTGAGATAAAACTATATCAGGCCATAAACGGGACAAAAATGTTGTCAGGCACATTAGAAGCTTATAACAATGGCAATATAACTGTTAGACTTGATGAAGGAAACATAATTGAAATAGATAAAGAAAAAATTGCTTTAGTGAGATTAGCCGTCTTATAA
- the infB gene encoding translation initiation factor IF-2, which produces MSKPRVYEVAKDLNITSKNIIDELHNFDVEIKNHMSTLDDLDIDIILEILTQQNDESNKQDLNQKQEKKSEPRTNENVAKDHHKAVDNRNAEQMRESNPKNKVKGRYFDTRPTTVDLDKLDTERIEELVPDRVKDQGKQKQKIKKGFGKVKKDKPSDENLTKLQTKPQKSKKEAVEIAIPDEITVGDLAQKLKVPAAEVIKKLMTLGIMAAVNQTIDFDTASLVAEDLGAKVEKEVIVTEEDRLFNDVQDDPAKLKPRSPVVVVMGHVDHGKTSLLDAIRQTNVTATEAGGITQHIGAYRVKIHDKEITFLDTPGHEAFTAMRARGAQVTDIAILVVAADDGIMPQTVEAINHAKAANVSIIVAINKMDKEGANADRVKQELTEYGLVPEEWGGDTICVPVSALKKEGIDHLLEMILLVAEMQELKANPDRLAKGTVIEAQLDKGRGPVATVLVQNGTLKVGDIIVAGTAVGRVRAMMDDKGQRVKKAGPSMPVEILGLSEVPDGGDIFYAVEDEKKAREVVQKRKEKIKEEQFKAHQKVSLDDLFNQIKEGQVKDLNIIIKADVQGSVEAVRQSLEKLSNNEVRIRTIHGGVGAITESDVMLASASNAIIIGFNVRPDSGARASAEQQDVEIRLYRIIYNAIEDMEAAMKGMLEPKYKEVIIGHAEVRATFKVSGVGTIAGCYVTDGKINRHSEVRVVRDGIVVHEGTLASLKRFKDDAREVAAGYECGIGIDKFNDIKEGDIIECFVMEEVK; this is translated from the coding sequence TTGTCTAAACCTAGAGTTTATGAAGTTGCAAAAGATTTGAATATTACCAGTAAGAACATCATCGATGAACTGCATAATTTTGACGTAGAGATTAAAAATCATATGAGTACGCTGGACGATTTAGACATTGATATTATTTTGGAAATCCTTACACAACAAAATGATGAAAGTAATAAGCAAGATTTAAATCAAAAGCAGGAAAAGAAGAGCGAACCGCGTACCAATGAAAACGTCGCTAAAGATCATCATAAAGCTGTAGATAACAGAAATGCAGAGCAAATGAGGGAAAGCAATCCTAAAAACAAGGTGAAAGGAAGGTATTTTGATACACGTCCAACCACTGTAGATTTAGATAAGCTGGACACTGAAAGAATTGAAGAATTGGTTCCTGATAGGGTTAAAGACCAGGGAAAGCAGAAACAAAAAATTAAAAAAGGATTTGGAAAGGTCAAGAAAGACAAACCTTCAGATGAAAATTTAACTAAACTTCAGACGAAACCTCAAAAATCCAAAAAAGAGGCTGTTGAAATAGCTATTCCTGATGAAATAACTGTTGGAGATTTGGCGCAAAAACTAAAAGTACCTGCGGCTGAAGTAATAAAGAAGTTGATGACACTTGGCATCATGGCAGCAGTTAATCAGACAATCGATTTTGATACGGCTTCACTAGTTGCAGAGGATCTTGGCGCTAAAGTTGAAAAAGAGGTTATCGTAACTGAAGAAGATAGGTTATTTAACGATGTGCAGGACGATCCGGCAAAGCTGAAGCCGCGTTCTCCCGTAGTTGTTGTAATGGGACATGTTGACCATGGTAAAACCTCTTTGCTTGATGCCATAAGACAAACCAATGTTACTGCTACCGAAGCTGGGGGTATTACACAGCATATAGGCGCTTACCGGGTGAAAATTCATGATAAAGAAATAACGTTCCTGGATACACCGGGACATGAAGCGTTCACTGCAATGAGGGCAAGGGGTGCCCAGGTTACCGACATTGCGATACTTGTGGTTGCGGCCGATGATGGAATTATGCCCCAAACAGTTGAAGCAATTAACCATGCAAAAGCAGCAAATGTGAGCATCATTGTTGCAATTAACAAGATGGATAAAGAAGGTGCAAATGCTGACAGGGTTAAGCAGGAGCTGACAGAGTACGGTTTGGTACCTGAAGAGTGGGGAGGCGACACCATTTGTGTTCCTGTTTCTGCATTGAAAAAAGAAGGAATTGATCATTTGTTGGAGATGATACTTCTTGTGGCAGAAATGCAAGAGCTTAAGGCAAATCCGGATAGACTGGCTAAAGGTACGGTTATTGAAGCTCAGTTGGATAAAGGAAGGGGACCTGTTGCAACAGTATTGGTTCAAAACGGTACGTTAAAAGTTGGTGATATAATCGTAGCAGGAACGGCTGTAGGTAGAGTTAGAGCAATGATGGACGATAAAGGGCAAAGGGTAAAAAAAGCCGGGCCATCAATGCCTGTTGAGATACTTGGTCTGTCCGAGGTGCCTGATGGCGGTGATATTTTCTATGCAGTAGAGGATGAGAAAAAGGCTCGCGAAGTAGTTCAAAAAAGAAAAGAAAAAATTAAGGAAGAACAATTCAAGGCACACCAGAAAGTGTCTCTGGATGATCTGTTTAACCAAATTAAGGAAGGACAGGTTAAAGATCTTAATATTATTATCAAGGCAGATGTTCAAGGCTCGGTAGAAGCAGTTAGACAATCGTTGGAAAAATTAAGCAATAATGAGGTAAGAATTAGAACAATCCATGGCGGTGTTGGCGCTATTACAGAGTCAGATGTCATGTTGGCTTCTGCATCTAATGCGATTATTATTGGATTCAATGTCCGCCCTGATTCGGGAGCAAGAGCTTCTGCCGAACAGCAAGATGTAGAAATCAGGTTGTATAGAATTATCTATAATGCTATAGAAGATATGGAAGCAGCGATGAAGGGTATGCTGGAACCTAAGTATAAAGAAGTTATTATTGGCCATGCCGAGGTGAGAGCTACTTTCAAAGTGTCTGGAGTCGGTACGATAGCAGGATGTTATGTAACCGACGGTAAAATCAACAGACATTCAGAAGTAAGAGTTGTAAGGGACGGCATTGTCGTACATGAAGGCACACTTGCTTCTTTGAAGAGATTTAAAGATGATGCCAGAGAAGTTGCTGCCGGTTATGAGTGTGGTATAGGTATAGATAAGTTCAACGATATTAAAGAGGGCGATATAATAGAATGTTTTGTGATGGAAGAAGTTAAGTAG